One Desulfobulbus propionicus DSM 2032 DNA segment encodes these proteins:
- a CDS encoding efflux RND transporter periplasmic adaptor subunit: protein MKTLQKRSRWRYLLPAALLVLAVAGGALYYFGRDKQPGYMTAPVSRGDLETTVLASGTVESENMVSVGAQVSGQLKSLKVELGDTVKAGQLVAEIDSLPQQNTLRTQTAALAAVRAEKQAKEASLKQAELAYKRQSLMLRGDAASREDFEAAEATLQVLRAEITALDAQIEQAKIAVDTAQLDLGYTKISSPIDGVVVAIVTKEGQTVNANQTAPTIIKVARLDRMTIKVEISEADVVRVQPGQRVYFTILGEPDRQYPAVLQSIEPAPESIENDDSTSSSSSASSSSSSTAIYYMGILEVPNPDGKLRISMTTQVNIVLAEAKNVLTIPSAALGTKDKEGRYQVRVETGPNTFNEQWVQIGLNNNVQAEVVDGLTEGQRVVIGEQVSAAAAPATTMRRRGPMPGMM, encoded by the coding sequence ATGAAGACCCTACAGAAACGATCCCGCTGGCGTTATCTGCTGCCCGCCGCCCTGCTCGTGCTGGCGGTTGCCGGCGGAGCCTTGTATTATTTTGGCCGCGACAAACAGCCCGGCTACATGACCGCGCCCGTGTCCCGGGGCGACCTCGAAACCACGGTGCTGGCCAGCGGCACGGTGGAATCGGAAAACATGGTCAGTGTCGGCGCCCAGGTGTCCGGACAGCTCAAGTCGCTCAAGGTGGAACTGGGCGACACGGTCAAGGCCGGGCAGTTGGTGGCGGAGATCGACAGTTTGCCGCAGCAGAATACCCTGCGCACCCAAACCGCGGCGCTGGCAGCGGTGCGTGCCGAAAAGCAGGCCAAGGAGGCATCGCTGAAACAGGCGGAGCTGGCCTACAAACGTCAAAGCCTGATGCTGCGGGGTGATGCCGCTTCCCGCGAGGATTTCGAGGCCGCCGAGGCAACCTTGCAGGTGTTGCGGGCGGAAATCACCGCCCTGGACGCCCAGATCGAACAGGCCAAGATCGCCGTCGATACCGCCCAGCTTGATCTGGGCTATACCAAGATCAGCTCGCCCATCGACGGCGTGGTGGTGGCCATCGTCACCAAGGAAGGACAGACGGTCAACGCCAATCAGACCGCGCCGACCATCATCAAGGTGGCCCGACTCGACCGGATGACCATCAAGGTCGAGATTTCCGAGGCGGACGTGGTCCGGGTCCAACCGGGACAGCGGGTCTATTTCACCATCCTTGGCGAACCGGACCGTCAGTATCCAGCGGTGCTGCAATCCATCGAACCGGCGCCGGAGTCCATAGAAAACGACGATAGCACGTCCTCCAGTTCATCCGCCTCTTCCAGCTCATCGAGCACCGCCATTTATTACATGGGCATCCTGGAGGTGCCCAACCCCGACGGCAAGCTGCGCATCTCCATGACCACCCAGGTGAACATTGTCCTGGCCGAGGCCAAGAACGTGTTGACGATTCCCTCCGCCGCGTTGGGAACAAAGGACAAGGAGGGGCGCTATCAGGTGCGGGTCGAAACCGGACCCAACACCTTCAACGAACAGTGGGTGCAAATCGGCCTCAATAACAATGTCCAGGCCGAGGTGGTGGACGGGCTGACCGAGGGACAGCGGGTGGTGATCGGCGAGCAGGTCAGCGCGGCCGCGGCTCCAGCCACCACCATGCGACGGCGCGGCCCGATGCCGGGAATGATGTGA
- a CDS encoding DUF4405 domain-containing protein: MQPINGLNPTDRITKRSWQIQRSWLTPFTFGTFIFTAVTGILLFFNIHGGLVKPAHEWISWLLVIAALLHLVHNRRSFTSTLSQPLAKVVVVFFFLLLGASVLPMGIGDQQQHRHPAERITEALVRAPLSTVAKVANRLPEETVQLLWNKGIRAQGTEQSIQAIAAENRQGTMEILSIIFQGQTATTQKKRDHI, translated from the coding sequence ATGCAACCCATCAATGGACTCAACCCAACCGACCGAATAACCAAACGCTCCTGGCAGATACAACGCAGCTGGCTGACCCCGTTCACCTTTGGCACCTTCATCTTCACCGCAGTGACCGGTATCCTGCTGTTTTTCAACATTCATGGTGGCCTGGTCAAGCCGGCGCACGAATGGATCAGCTGGCTGCTGGTCATCGCCGCCCTCCTGCATCTCGTGCATAATCGCCGCTCCTTCACCTCCACCCTTTCCCAGCCGCTGGCCAAGGTCGTCGTGGTCTTCTTTTTTCTGCTCCTGGGAGCCAGCGTGCTGCCCATGGGCATTGGGGACCAACAGCAACACAGACACCCGGCCGAAAGGATCACAGAGGCGCTGGTGCGGGCACCGCTGTCCACCGTGGCCAAGGTCGCCAATCGCTTGCCCGAGGAGACCGTTCAGCTCTTGTGGAACAAGGGGATACGAGCGCAGGGCACGGAGCAAAGCATTCAGGCGATCGCCGCGGAAAACCGTCAGGGAACGATGGAAATTTTATCGATCATTTTCCAGGGCCAAACCGCGACAACGCAGAAAAAAAGGGATCACATCTAG
- a CDS encoding ATP-binding protein, with the protein MKTPLTLGIRYRLFFAFLAAACCVIVSMFVVTRISFERGAFRYVHLVEKERLELLARTLEQFYAEKKQWNFLEQEPTTWMELVAGSRPLHHPLFKLHKRMGALVDGHGPSLQLEPPPPPLPKGEQIFELRVLLLDADKHRLYGPAEPWPQPPFLLPLNTGERKIGYLGLIPPRILADVRVRQFVREQHHALIVIALCIAAGAALLSIPLAGRLVRRITALAAATNRLASGYYDIRVPVETSDELGQLARDFNRLAQTLHRNEQLRRRWVADISHELRTPLSVLRAEIEAIQDGVRQWTPQTMEHLHGEILHLSRLVDDLYKLALADIGALTYRKEQLDLTALVAQVVLAFRERFEAHRLHLDYTEPNRPLVVFADAERLRQLLANLLHNALRYTDAGGTLRVRLTEEGGCVLLRLSDSAPGVPDEALERLFERLYRVEGSRSRAHGGAGLGLALCKSIVEGHGGTIRAAHSDLGGLEIRITLPTNG; encoded by the coding sequence ATGAAAACACCCTTGACCCTCGGTATTCGCTACCGTTTGTTTTTCGCCTTTCTTGCCGCCGCCTGCTGCGTCATCGTCAGCATGTTCGTGGTCACCAGAATCAGTTTTGAGCGCGGGGCCTTCCGCTATGTCCATCTGGTGGAGAAGGAGCGGCTGGAACTCCTGGCCCGCACCCTGGAGCAGTTCTACGCGGAAAAAAAGCAGTGGAATTTTCTTGAGCAGGAGCCAACGACCTGGATGGAACTGGTCGCGGGCAGCAGACCGCTGCACCACCCGCTGTTCAAGCTCCATAAACGCATGGGCGCGCTGGTCGATGGGCACGGCCCCTCGCTCCAGCTGGAACCGCCCCCGCCTCCCTTGCCCAAGGGCGAACAGATTTTCGAACTCAGGGTCCTGTTGCTCGATGCCGACAAGCATCGGCTATATGGTCCGGCCGAGCCCTGGCCGCAGCCACCCTTTCTGCTGCCTCTCAATACCGGGGAGCGGAAGATCGGCTATCTTGGCCTGATCCCGCCGCGTATCCTGGCCGATGTCCGGGTGCGCCAATTTGTCCGCGAGCAGCACCATGCCCTGATCGTCATTGCCCTGTGCATTGCCGCTGGCGCGGCCCTGTTGTCCATCCCCTTGGCGGGCCGGCTGGTGCGGCGCATCACCGCCCTGGCGGCAGCCACCAACCGTCTGGCTTCGGGGTACTATGACATCCGCGTACCCGTTGAAACCAGCGATGAACTGGGCCAATTGGCCCGTGATTTCAACCGCCTTGCCCAGACCTTGCATCGCAACGAGCAGTTGCGCCGTCGCTGGGTGGCGGATATCTCCCATGAATTGCGCACCCCGCTCTCGGTTCTGCGTGCCGAGATCGAGGCCATTCAAGACGGTGTTCGTCAATGGACGCCGCAGACCATGGAACACCTCCATGGCGAGATCCTCCATCTCAGCCGGTTGGTCGACGATCTGTACAAATTGGCACTGGCCGACATCGGGGCATTGACCTATCGCAAGGAACAGCTCGACCTGACCGCCCTGGTTGCCCAGGTTGTTCTCGCCTTTCGGGAACGGTTCGAGGCCCACCGCCTGCACTTGGACTACACCGAGCCCAACCGGCCGCTGGTCGTGTTTGCCGACGCGGAGCGGCTGCGTCAACTGCTCGCCAACCTGTTGCACAATGCACTGCGTTATACCGATGCCGGCGGTACATTGCGGGTGCGCCTCACCGAGGAGGGGGGCTGCGTACTGTTACGGTTGAGTGATTCCGCCCCGGGCGTGCCCGACGAAGCCCTGGAGCGGCTATTTGAACGTCTGTACCGGGTCGAGGGGTCGCGCAGCCGGGCTCACGGCGGCGCCGGCCTGGGCCTGGCCCTGTGCAAATCGATTGTCGAGGGCCATGGCGGAACCATCCGGGCCGCGCACTCCGATCTGGGTGGCCTGGAAATACGCATCACCTTGCCAACCAACGGATGA
- a CDS encoding response regulator produces the protein MQRILVVEDEQRLASILADYLHAAGYSTHCLGEGRGVVAWVRGNRPDLILLDLMLPGRDGMEICKEIRTFSTVPIIMVTARIEEIDRLLGLELGADDYVCKPFSPREVVARVKAVLRRTSARTPAPHGLRVDASTMRVSLDGHHLDLTAVEFKLLAFLLAHPGRIYSREQLMEGMYPDQRIVNDRTIDSHIKKLRRKLDLARSGCNLIRSVYGVGYTFDPDPE, from the coding sequence ATGCAACGGATCCTCGTGGTTGAGGACGAACAGCGTCTGGCCTCGATTCTGGCCGATTATCTCCACGCCGCCGGTTACTCCACCCATTGCCTGGGCGAGGGAAGGGGAGTGGTGGCGTGGGTGCGGGGCAATCGGCCCGATCTGATCCTTTTGGATCTGATGCTGCCCGGTCGCGACGGCATGGAAATCTGCAAGGAAATACGAACCTTTTCCACCGTGCCGATCATCATGGTCACCGCCCGCATCGAGGAGATCGACCGGCTGCTCGGCCTGGAACTGGGCGCGGACGACTATGTCTGCAAACCCTTTAGTCCGCGCGAGGTGGTGGCCCGTGTCAAGGCGGTGCTCCGTCGCACGAGTGCCCGCACCCCCGCCCCTCATGGGCTGAGGGTCGACGCATCGACCATGCGGGTCAGCCTTGACGGTCACCATCTTGATCTCACGGCGGTTGAATTCAAACTGCTGGCCTTTCTTCTTGCCCATCCGGGCCGAATCTACAGCCGCGAGCAACTGATGGAAGGCATGTATCCCGATCAGCGTATTGTCAACGACCGGACCATCGACAGCCACATCAAGAAATTGCGCCGCAAGCTGGATCTGGCGCGTTCCGGGTGCAACCTGATCCGTTCGGTGTACGGTGTTGGCTACACCTTCGATCCGGATCCGGAATAG
- a CDS encoding alpha/beta hydrolase, translating to MTLLPAIEQETRPDPDASVIWLHGLGANGYDFAPIVPELNLPDTLAIRFIFPHAPAVPVTVNGGYVMPAWFDILEMDIDRRVDSDQLLRSAAAITRFIERERERGIASRRIILAGFSQGGAVAYQVSLSHLEPLGGLIAMSTYFATSDSIALSEANLDLPIEIHHGLYDQVVPQALGIRAAEFLKDRGYAVVFRTYPMEHAVCPRQIAHISEALQRLLHC from the coding sequence ATGACCCTATTGCCGGCCATTGAGCAGGAAACCCGCCCCGATCCCGATGCCAGCGTCATTTGGCTGCATGGCCTGGGGGCCAACGGTTATGATTTCGCCCCGATCGTTCCGGAATTGAACCTGCCCGACACCTTGGCCATCAGGTTTATTTTTCCCCATGCCCCGGCCGTGCCGGTGACAGTGAACGGCGGTTACGTCATGCCTGCCTGGTTCGACATTCTGGAGATGGATATTGATCGCCGGGTCGACAGCGACCAACTGTTGCGCTCGGCCGCGGCCATCACCCGCTTCATCGAGCGGGAACGGGAACGCGGCATCGCCAGCCGCCGCATCATCCTCGCCGGCTTTTCCCAGGGCGGCGCCGTTGCCTATCAGGTCAGCCTCAGTCATCTCGAGCCGCTGGGCGGACTGATCGCCATGTCCACCTATTTCGCGACCAGTGATTCGATTGCCCTGAGCGAAGCCAACCTGGACCTGCCGATCGAAATCCATCACGGCCTCTACGACCAGGTGGTGCCTCAGGCACTGGGTATTCGGGCTGCCGAATTTCTCAAGGATCGCGGCTATGCGGTCGTCTTCCGCACCTATCCCATGGAGCACGCGGTCTGCCCCCGGCAGATCGCTCATATTTCCGAAGCGTTGCAGCGTTTATTGCACTGCTAG
- a CDS encoding DUF2157 domain-containing protein, protein MDIRSRAEAQQRVDQLAAFRAELAIIEQKHVITLDEGQREAVHRYHDQVLARLAAVFDIDLTSRDKQLSLGMRITAFFGAMGLAASVFFFYFQYWGWLATNTQVTILVAMPLAGLLLTMAAVWMERSGYFSKLFALVSLVCFMLDFSLLGQIFNLGPTPHALLVWAAFACLLAYATEGRFLLAMGILCFAAFLSAQTATWNGCYWISFGERPENFLPAALCFFLFALLPQRRYTGFPAIYRIFALLFFFLPALILCNWGALSYIDLAPERIEALYQVLGFVASAAAIGLGIVKGWPETVNSGTVFLTLFLYTKFYDWWWDWMPKYQFFLIIGLTALCMLLILKRMRFLSIRRKAEMTV, encoded by the coding sequence ATGGACATTCGCTCAAGAGCCGAGGCGCAGCAACGGGTTGATCAGTTGGCGGCCTTCCGCGCCGAACTGGCAATCATCGAACAGAAGCATGTGATCACGCTCGATGAAGGCCAACGGGAGGCGGTGCATCGCTATCACGACCAGGTGCTCGCCCGGTTGGCCGCTGTGTTTGATATCGACTTGACCAGCAGGGACAAGCAACTCAGCCTGGGAATGCGGATTACCGCCTTTTTCGGGGCCATGGGACTTGCGGCCAGTGTGTTCTTTTTCTACTTTCAATACTGGGGATGGCTGGCCACCAACACCCAGGTGACCATCCTGGTCGCCATGCCGTTGGCGGGCTTGCTGCTCACCATGGCCGCGGTCTGGATGGAGCGATCCGGTTATTTTTCCAAGCTGTTCGCCCTGGTCAGTCTGGTTTGTTTCATGCTCGATTTCTCCCTGCTCGGTCAGATTTTCAACCTTGGGCCCACCCCTCATGCCTTGCTCGTTTGGGCGGCGTTTGCCTGCCTCCTCGCTTACGCGACTGAAGGACGCTTCCTGCTCGCCATGGGCATCCTCTGCTTTGCCGCCTTCCTTTCCGCGCAAACCGCCACCTGGAACGGCTGCTACTGGATCTCCTTTGGCGAGCGGCCGGAAAACTTCCTTCCGGCGGCACTGTGCTTTTTTCTGTTCGCTCTTCTCCCGCAACGTCGCTATACCGGCTTTCCCGCCATTTACCGGATCTTTGCCCTGCTGTTTTTTTTCCTGCCGGCGCTGATCCTCTGCAATTGGGGGGCTCTGAGCTATATCGACCTGGCCCCTGAGCGCATCGAAGCCCTCTACCAAGTGCTCGGCTTTGTCGCCAGCGCGGCGGCCATCGGCCTTGGTATCGTCAAGGGGTGGCCCGAGACGGTCAACAGCGGCACTGTGTTTTTGACTCTTTTTCTCTACACGAAATTTTACGACTGGTGGTGGGACTGGATGCCCAAGTACCAGTTTTTTTTGATCATCGGCCTGACTGCCCTGTGCATGCTGCTGATTCTCAAAAGAATGCGCTTCCTCTCGATCCGGCGGAAGGCGGAGATGACGGTATGA
- a CDS encoding DUF4824 family protein, translating to MNAAVVRGLLLAVGFLLIAVANGMILFQVNANRKGEAEARLWLTEREMPQAFWLAHENSGMELRLVWRTLSRDVNGGEDRMPSWLSGKKLEELGFRFVDGLSVDNQPTKVLMSKKVYLVLEYNGPAYQTARRRVAQILEHEEAALRANPADRNGSIRLQAKKRIRAEEQSESRLFVIDAGLDPQPLRTSYPETNRFIVTPGVIELMYRTEGGRQWAAGAIRSISPDTVHVPLEHRVTLEQLAGKGKFLSTEGKAPRYEVELVYGSRRVPWIAAIRPLAAPLAE from the coding sequence ATGAATGCGGCCGTGGTTCGTGGTCTGCTCTTGGCCGTCGGCTTTCTCTTGATCGCTGTGGCGAATGGCATGATTCTTTTCCAGGTGAATGCGAACAGGAAAGGGGAGGCCGAGGCGCGTTTGTGGCTGACCGAGCGGGAAATGCCGCAAGCGTTTTGGCTGGCCCATGAAAACAGTGGCATGGAGCTGCGCCTGGTCTGGCGAACCTTGAGCCGTGACGTAAATGGGGGCGAGGACCGCATGCCCTCCTGGCTGAGCGGTAAAAAACTGGAGGAATTGGGGTTTCGATTCGTCGATGGCTTGTCGGTGGACAACCAGCCCACCAAGGTGTTGATGTCCAAGAAAGTGTATCTGGTCCTTGAATACAACGGCCCGGCCTACCAAACCGCGCGCAGGCGGGTGGCGCAGATTCTGGAGCACGAGGAAGCGGCGTTGCGCGCCAATCCTGCCGACAGGAACGGATCGATCCGGCTCCAAGCCAAAAAGCGTATCCGTGCCGAGGAACAGAGCGAGTCACGGCTGTTTGTCATTGATGCCGGACTTGATCCCCAACCGCTGCGGACAAGCTATCCCGAGACAAACCGGTTCATCGTCACCCCGGGGGTGATCGAGCTGATGTACCGCACCGAAGGGGGCAGGCAGTGGGCGGCCGGCGCCATCCGCTCAATCAGCCCCGACACGGTGCATGTTCCCCTGGAACACAGGGTGACGCTCGAACAGCTTGCAGGGAAAGGCAAGTTCTTGTCCACCGAGGGAAAAGCGCCACGATATGAGGTCGAACTGGTGTACGGGTCTCGACGCGTACCGTGGATTGCCGCCATTCGTCCGCTGGCAGCGCCCTTGGCAGAATAG
- a CDS encoding alpha/beta fold hydrolase yields the protein MSNWPQVALSKDKTPISYEVYGSGEPTLILVHGWSTDARYWRLQVEYLARKYRVVALDLAGHGHSGLTREDYSMQAFGEDVRAVAEAVGSSTIILVGHSMGGQVIAEAARLMPEKVIGLIGVDSYDNIEYPMSRSEMEMVLAPMIDDFREASRAFVADMLLPSTDPQLRAWILADMSSAPPRVALSALEEMMDLFVTGKAARVFDDVKAPVVSINGDLWPVNTEANQRHMHLLETITIQQSDHFLMLARPHAFNQALEQGVHAILRHAAQKETNESGSSLP from the coding sequence ATGTCCAACTGGCCTCAGGTGGCGTTGTCCAAGGACAAGACACCGATCTCCTACGAGGTCTATGGTTCAGGAGAACCAACCCTGATACTGGTGCATGGCTGGAGCACCGATGCTCGATACTGGCGTTTGCAGGTGGAATACTTGGCCCGCAAATACCGGGTAGTGGCGCTTGATCTCGCCGGACACGGGCATTCAGGCCTGACCCGCGAAGACTATTCGATGCAGGCCTTTGGCGAGGACGTGCGGGCGGTGGCCGAGGCGGTGGGCAGTTCCACGATCATTTTGGTCGGCCATTCCATGGGCGGCCAGGTGATTGCCGAGGCGGCTCGGCTCATGCCGGAAAAGGTGATTGGCCTGATCGGGGTGGACAGTTACGACAATATCGAATATCCGATGAGCCGCTCGGAGATGGAGATGGTGCTCGCGCCGATGATTGATGACTTCCGGGAGGCAAGCCGCGCTTTCGTGGCGGACATGTTGCTGCCTTCCACCGATCCGCAGTTGCGCGCCTGGATCCTGGCGGATATGTCCTCGGCGCCTCCTCGTGTCGCTCTCAGCGCCTTGGAGGAGATGATGGACCTATTCGTCACCGGCAAGGCGGCGCGCGTTTTCGATGACGTCAAGGCGCCAGTGGTTTCGATCAATGGCGATCTGTGGCCGGTCAACACCGAGGCCAACCAACGGCACATGCATCTTTTGGAAACCATCACCATCCAACAGAGCGATCATTTTCTCATGCTTGCCCGTCCCCATGCCTTCAACCAAGCCCTGGAACAAGGCGTCCATGCCATTCTGAGACATGCAGCGCAAAAGGAAACCAACGAAAGCGGTTCGTCCTTGCCCTGA
- a CDS encoding roadblock/LC7 domain-containing protein yields the protein MNYGVVSQEQLEKIDEILTEKLIKIGVDCVIIIDMAGNIITAKDNGTSKYDVYSFAALAAGNFATVDAMAKLVGEQEFSLLFHKGAECNIHFSKIDDELLLITMFGKSISLGFLRLNVVEAIERIKKIWARK from the coding sequence ATGAATTATGGAGTTGTTAGCCAGGAGCAGCTTGAAAAGATAGATGAAATCCTGACTGAAAAGCTCATAAAGATAGGCGTTGACTGCGTTATCATTATCGATATGGCAGGAAACATCATTACCGCCAAGGATAACGGCACATCGAAATATGATGTCTATTCGTTTGCCGCCCTGGCCGCCGGCAATTTCGCCACAGTCGATGCCATGGCTAAACTCGTTGGAGAACAGGAGTTTTCTCTCCTCTTTCATAAAGGAGCGGAATGCAACATTCATTTTTCAAAAATAGACGATGAACTCTTGCTCATCACCATGTTCGGCAAGAGCATATCTCTGGGATTTTTACGTCTCAACGTCGTTGAGGCCATTGAACGAATCAAGAAGATTTGGGCGCGCAAATAA
- a CDS encoding GTP-binding protein: MSFINLREKIVQVKIVYYGPGRGGKTTNLEYINRKFSKQIQSEMVSLKTHGDRTLFFDFLPFNMGQIKGYELKIQLYTVPGQVKYNATRKLVLKGVDGIVFVADAQEQMREKNIRSLNQLHENLMSYKESIFKIPLVLQYNKVDLRNQGIPILPTAVLDKDLNSKLKVPTFEASALTGYNVPETLKKIISSTVLSIQKKLM, encoded by the coding sequence GTGAGTTTCATTAATCTCAGAGAAAAAATCGTTCAGGTCAAGATTGTCTACTATGGACCGGGTCGCGGGGGAAAAACAACCAACCTTGAATACATCAACCGGAAATTCTCCAAGCAGATTCAGTCTGAAATGGTCAGTCTGAAAACTCATGGCGACCGAACCCTGTTTTTTGATTTCCTGCCGTTCAACATGGGGCAGATAAAAGGCTATGAATTGAAAATACAGCTCTATACGGTCCCTGGACAGGTCAAATACAATGCAACGAGAAAATTGGTGCTCAAAGGAGTTGACGGTATTGTATTCGTTGCCGACGCCCAAGAGCAGATGCGGGAAAAAAACATTCGGTCCCTTAATCAATTGCATGAAAATCTCATGAGCTACAAGGAATCCATTTTCAAGATTCCACTGGTGCTTCAGTACAACAAAGTCGATCTGCGCAATCAGGGGATTCCGATTCTGCCCACCGCCGTGCTGGACAAGGATTTGAACAGCAAGTTGAAGGTGCCCACCTTTGAGGCCAGCGCGCTTACAGGGTACAACGTTCCGGAAACGTTAAAAAAAATCATCTCATCCACGGTTCTTTCCATCCAAAAGAAACTGATGTAG
- a CDS encoding ABC transporter permease, which translates to MRTHQYKTNSLVHRRWRRFRANRRGFYSLVLFTLLFGLSLFAEVLSNDKPLYVQYQGQHYFPLWQQYPETVFGGDFETETDYRDPYIREQLHTAGSIVVFPPNPHSFNSINRDLDRPVPAPPSRDNFLGTDDRGRDVLARLIYGFRLSILFGAALTAVGTLLGIAAGALQGYFGGRIDLFFQRFIELWGSMPELYLLIIFASIFKPSLLLLLILLSMFGWMGLSDYVRAEFLKGRSMEYVKAAKALGVGNFTIMNRHLLPNSMTPVITFLPFRMSGAILALTSLDFLGLGVPPSTPSLGELLAQGKANIDAWWLSLSTFVVLVGTLVLLIFIGEALRETFDPRK; encoded by the coding sequence ATGCGCACCCACCAATACAAGACGAACAGTCTGGTCCACAGGCGTTGGCGACGGTTCAGAGCCAATCGGCGCGGCTTTTATTCGCTGGTGCTGTTCACCCTTTTATTCGGCCTCAGCCTGTTTGCCGAGGTACTCAGCAATGACAAGCCCCTCTATGTCCAGTATCAGGGACAGCACTATTTCCCTTTGTGGCAGCAATATCCGGAAACAGTCTTTGGCGGCGACTTCGAAACCGAAACCGATTACCGCGACCCCTATATCCGCGAACAGCTGCACACGGCGGGCAGCATCGTCGTCTTTCCTCCCAACCCGCACAGTTTCAATTCGATCAATCGTGATCTGGATCGACCGGTTCCGGCACCGCCAAGCCGGGACAATTTTCTTGGCACCGACGATCGCGGCCGGGATGTTCTCGCCCGGTTGATCTACGGATTTCGCCTAAGCATCCTGTTTGGTGCGGCGCTCACCGCGGTCGGCACCCTGCTCGGCATCGCCGCTGGTGCCCTGCAGGGATATTTCGGAGGTCGGATCGACCTCTTCTTCCAGCGCTTCATCGAGCTGTGGGGTTCCATGCCCGAACTCTATCTGCTGATCATCTTTGCCTCGATCTTCAAGCCGTCGCTGCTCCTGCTGCTGATCTTGCTCTCGATGTTCGGCTGGATGGGGTTGTCGGACTATGTCCGCGCCGAGTTCCTCAAGGGGCGGTCCATGGAATATGTCAAGGCGGCCAAGGCCTTGGGCGTGGGTAATTTCACCATCATGAACCGTCATCTTCTGCCCAACAGCATGACCCCGGTGATCACCTTCCTGCCCTTTCGCATGTCCGGTGCCATCCTCGCCCTGACCAGCCTCGATTTTCTCGGTCTTGGCGTGCCGCCGTCAACGCCCAGTCTCGGCGAATTGCTTGCCCAGGGCAAGGCCAATATCGATGCGTGGTGGTTGTCGCTTTCGACCTTTGTGGTGCTGGTCGGCACCTTGGTGCTGCTGATCTTTATCGGCGAGGCCCTGCGGGAAACCTTTGATCCCCGAAAATAA
- a CDS encoding microcin C ABC transporter permease YejB, with amino-acid sequence MTVYILKRLLLMVPTLVGVMLITFIVTQFVPGGPVERMMAQLSGVGTGHEAAAAAGLYQGNKGLDQERIEQLKKLYGFDKPPMQRFVDMMGRYLVFDFGHSYYHHMSVAQLVISKLPVSMSLGLWSFFIVYSVCIPLGIAKAVRDGSTFDIVTSSAILIGYAIPGFVLGIVLIVLFGGGSFWNIFPLRGLVSDHWRELSLAGKVLDYLWHMVLPIIASTVGSLAVMTLLTKNSFLEEIRKQYVITARAKGLEERQVLYKHVFRNAIIPIITGFPGSFITAFFTGSLLIETIFSLDGMGLLAYESVMNRDYPVVLGTLYFFTIIGLVSRLLSDLSYVLVDPRISFEGRQ; translated from the coding sequence ATGACCGTCTATATCCTCAAAAGACTGCTGCTGATGGTGCCAACGCTGGTTGGCGTGATGCTCATCACCTTTATCGTCACCCAATTCGTGCCCGGCGGACCGGTTGAGCGGATGATGGCCCAGTTGAGCGGTGTCGGCACGGGCCATGAAGCGGCGGCCGCCGCCGGTCTCTATCAGGGCAACAAGGGGCTGGATCAGGAACGGATCGAGCAGCTGAAAAAGCTCTATGGATTCGACAAGCCGCCCATGCAGCGGTTTGTTGATATGATGGGGCGCTACCTGGTCTTTGATTTCGGTCACTCCTACTATCACCACATGAGTGTGGCCCAGCTGGTGATCTCTAAGCTGCCTGTGTCCATGTCGCTGGGGCTGTGGAGCTTTTTCATTGTCTATTCGGTGTGCATTCCGCTGGGTATCGCCAAGGCGGTGCGCGACGGCTCCACGTTCGACATTGTGACCAGTTCCGCCATCCTGATCGGCTACGCCATTCCCGGCTTTGTGCTGGGCATCGTGCTGATCGTGCTCTTCGGCGGCGGCAGCTTCTGGAACATCTTCCCCCTGCGCGGCCTGGTTTCCGACCACTGGCGGGAACTCAGCCTGGCCGGCAAGGTGCTCGACTATCTCTGGCACATGGTTCTGCCGATCATCGCCTCAACCGTCGGCAGCCTGGCGGTGATGACCCTGCTGACCAAGAATTCCTTTCTCGAGGAGATCCGCAAGCAATACGTGATCACGGCCAGGGCCAAGGGACTGGAAGAGCGGCAGGTGCTGTACAAGCATGTGTTCCGCAACGCCATCATCCCCATCATCACCGGTTTTCCCGGCAGCTTCATCACCGCCTTTTTCACCGGCAGCCTGCTGATCGAAACCATCTTTTCCCTGGACGGCATGGGACTGTTGGCCTACGAATCGGTCATGAACCGCGATTATCCGGTGGTGCTCGGCACCCTCTATTTTTTCACCATCATCGGCCTGGTGTCCCGCCTGCTGTCCGATCTTTCCTATGTGCTGGTCGATCCGCGTATCAGCTTTGAGGGCAGGCAGTAG